The following proteins come from a genomic window of Carcharodon carcharias isolate sCarCar2 chromosome 10, sCarCar2.pri, whole genome shotgun sequence:
- the LOC121282886 gene encoding RNA-binding protein 45-like, with translation MEDGGSSRLTLNVNHPPNSRLFLVISKSISEEAIREKFSLFGDIQDIWVVRDKQSKNHKGIAYVKFGKSWQACKAMEDMHGKTLTGDTKPIKVFIAQSRGSKSHRDVEDEELTRIFVMIPKSYAENDLREKFKDFGDIEYCNIVKNKKTGESKGFGYVRFLKPSQAAQAIENCDRSFKAILAEPKNKPTYSENNYVAGVKENLLSYGPGFHPLRGQNILPFHDFNNFETNEIRDEENITTCLSVSTRCMLTHEQIYSLFDVIPGLEYCEIQRDPNMGHAIVRYNNVASAVHAKEKLHGFEYPPGNQLRVNYIEDAHGDRRSNPIGMMALQLVAAQMMSITCTIPAGHQIDPSSSGCRGSTCIPISQLQLSCQWYHKFGSDFTPPRTNILTSIQESQQETKMLPGQKACTDLNLIKTVDDVNQQASKDDIKIEPLKLSNCPEDLDCDFCSDFLTLFIEIDNPALFQEGVQEGVSELVHTEDIVNQLNQKVLEYDNDPSSLCGSAEKLENETQVTKYTVTIPHSSNNSDLLESTSAPIRHQKW, from the exons ATGGAGGATGGTGGTAGCTCACGTCTTACTCTGAATGTCAATCATCCACCCAATAGTCGACTCTTTCTGGTCATCAGCAAATCAATATCAGAGGAGGCAATTAGAGAGAAATTTTCCCTCTTTGGTGATATCCAGGATATTTGGGTAGTGCGGGACAAACAGTCCAAAAACCATAAGGGCATCGCCTACGTGAAGTTCGGCAAATCATGGCAGGCCTGTAAAGCAATGGAGGACATGCACGgcaagactctcactggggacaccAAACCCATCAAGGTTTTCATTGCACAGTCTCGAGGATCTAAGAGCCACCGTGATGTTGAAGATGAGGAGTTAACTAGAATTTTTGTTATGATTCCAAAATCCTATGCAGAAAATGACCTGAGGGAAAAGTTTAAGGATTTTGGAGATATTGAATACTGCAATATTGTCAAGAACAAGAAAACAGGGGAGAGCAAAGGCTTTGGCTATGTGAGATTTCTGAAACCATCTCAGGCTGCTCAGGCCATTGAAAACTGCGACCGATCTTTTAAGGCAATACTTGCAGAACCAAAAAATAAACCTACATACTCTGAGAATAACTATGTGGCAGGGGTCAAAGAAAATTTACTGTCATATGGGCCAGGATTTCATCCCCTAAGAGGTCAAAATATATTACCTTTTCATGATTTTAACAACTTTGAAACAAATGAAATAAGAGATGA AGAAAATATTACTACCTGCCTTTCAGTGTCTACTAGATGCATGCTCACACATGAGCAGATTTATAGTCTCTTCGATGTTATCCCAGGACTGGAATATTGTGAAATTCAGAGAGACCCCAATATGGGTCATGCTATTGTTCGGTACAACAATGTGGCATCAGCAGTACATGCCAAAGAAAAGTTGCATGGATTCGAGTACCCACCTGGCAATCAGCTGAGAGTTAATTACATTGAAGATGCCCATGGTGACAGGCGATCAAACCCAATTGGAATGATGGCCTTGCAACTTGTGGCGGCTCAGATGATGTCAATAACCTGCACCATTCCTGCTGGCCATCAAATAGACCCTTCTTCATCTGGTTGCAGAGGAAGCACTTGTATTCCGATATCTCAGTTGCAG TTGAGCTGCCAGTGGTACCACAAATTTGgctctgacttcactcctccaagAACCAACATCCTCACCAGTATCCAGGAATCTCAACAAGAAACAAAAATGTTGCCTGG TCAAAAAGCCTGTACAGACCTCAACCTCATCAAGACAGTGGATGATGTCAATCAACAGGCATCCAAGGATGACATCAAAATTGAACCGCTGAAACTATCCAACTGCCCTGAAGATCTGGATTGTGATTTCTGCTCTGATTTTTTGACACTCTTCATAGAGATTGATAATCCAGCCCTTTTCCAGGAAGGTGTCCAGGAAGGAGTGAGTGAACTTGTTCACACTGAAGACATAGTGAACCAATTAAACCAGAAAGTACTTGAGTATGACAATGATCCTTCATCACTTTGTGGTTCTGCTGAGAAGCTGGAAAATGAAACTCAAGTGACAAAATACACTGTTACAATACCACATTCATCCAACAATAGTGACCTTTTAGAAAGTACATCTGCACCTATCCGTCACCAAAAGTGGTAA